In Pelmatolapia mariae isolate MD_Pm_ZW linkage group LG2, Pm_UMD_F_2, whole genome shotgun sequence, one DNA window encodes the following:
- the ankhd1 gene encoding ankyrin repeat and KH domain-containing protein 1 isoform X2: protein MQDAVAGTAMLTDGFEDEIDSVTPRSPVAGMGVGATPGGVGLGGIGIGVGGKKVRLYGEPGGPAAERLDFKLAAAAVLSSGPGSGSDEDEVSEVESFILDQEDLDNPIMKTASELLLSSATDGVDLRTVDPETQARLEALLEAAGIGKLSTADGKAFADPEVLRRLTSSVSCALDEAAAALTRMRAENTLNAGQADNRSLAEACSDGDVNAVRKLLDEGRSVNEHTEEGESLLCLACSAGYYELAQVLLAMHANVEDRGIKGDITPLMAAASGGYVDIVKLLLVHGADVNAQSSTGNTALTYACAGGFVDVVKVLLKEGANIEDHNENGHTPLMEAASAGHVEVARVLLEYGAGINTHSNEFKESALTLACYKGHLDMVRFLLEAGADQEHKTDEMHTALMEACMDGHVEVARLLLDSGAQVNMPADSFESPLTLAACGGHVELAALLIERGANLEEVNDEGYTPLMEAAREGHEEMVALLLAQGANINAQTEETQETALTLACCGGFLEVADFLIKAGADIELGCSTPLMEAAQEGHLELVKYLLAAGANVHATTATGDTALTYACENGHTDVADVLLQAGANLEHESEGGRTPLMKAARAGHLCTVQFLISKGANVNRATANNDHTVVSLACAGGHLAVVELLLAHGADPTHRLKDGSTMLIEAAKGGHTNVVSYLLDYPNNILSVPAPDLSQLTPPSQDASQVPRVPFQALAMVVPPQEPDRAPSNIATPPPVSSKGVSKQRQAALQPGVPSSVGRGPEAEPLPPFHLCQPLECIVEETEGKLNELGQRISAIEKAQLQSLELIQGEPLTKDKIEELKKSREEQVQKKKKILKELQKVERQLQLKTQQQFTKEYMEAKGLEQQEAGQSQGPGPGPGCASSVPVPLLTTPGAQVHSGSDKDEETSKDGEQEEPEDDVEEEEEDDDDDEEGSEEEPDGEEDDYPKLPQVDTIMGHRDGSQSRQQPPLPPSPQTQPQPPPPPLQAAFVPIQPLPDYNPADYPGSTSPELQRVLVGQQMLGQQQQGQQLAGLGPGMIPQQAPDGLMVATPAQTLTDTLDDIMAAVSSRVPMLNTTSSPTPLSQPPTQTPANIASPPSVLPLYPSVDIDAHTESNHDTALTLACAGGHEELVSVLISRGANIEHRDKKGFTPLILAATAGHVGVVEVLLDKGGDIEAQSERTKDTPLSLACSGGRQEVVELLLLRGANKEHRNVSDYTPLSLAASGGYVNIIKILLNAGAEINSRTGSKLGISPLMLAAMNGHVPAVKLLLDMGSDINAQIETNRNTALTLACFQGRAEVVSLLLDRKANVEHRAKTGLTPLMEAASGGYAEVGRVLLDKGADVNAPPVPSSRDTALTIAADKGHYKFCELLINRGAHIDVRNKKGNTPLWLAANGGHFDVVQLLVHASADVDAADNRKITPLMAAFRKGHVKVVQYLVKEVNQFPSDIECMRYIATIADKELLKKCHQCMETIVKAKDQQAAEANKNATILLKELDLEKSREESKKQALAAKREKRKEKRKKKKEEQKRKQEEEEGQKTKEETSEMQEQKEDSAEEAEVPIEPPSATTTTTIGISATSTTFTTAFSKKRASVATTPSTNRKNKKNKTKDSVPNEPIILQDPQVALAQHKADKNKIHGEPRGGGGGVTGGNSDSDPLDSTDCASESSSSGSKSQELNYLPDLTSSGTSSSSSSSSSSSSVPSSGAVQALLSGPEKRHSSQPQSDGKVENKVTVSISKPTQKAADASDSTTNSLPSPFKTMALPVTSPNSKLSLTSPKRGQKREEGWKEVVRRSKKLSVPASVVSRIMGRGGCNITAIQDVTGAHIDVDKQKDKNGERMITIRGGTESTRHAVQLINALIQDPAKELEDLIPRIHIRAPGSKTTSASFPSTTGATSGSTTGPKALSSLPTSTGVSFQPPSSSSSSSSQAGGKIGKGLSPNVRQPFPVSLSLAYTHPQLALLAAQTMHQIRHPRLPMAQFGGTFSPAASTWGPFPVRPVSPGSANSSPKHSGGSSNTGPQARPNSTHSEHSSTASSGAPVTTTNTATTSAPNTSAATATPHTPNPTPYNPQPSVATPSSVRKQLFATDPKPAGVTPVSVSAPSSGSSTVRGTGSPAHHSSTTTTANAPQQPVGPISQPLIQPVKTEPSAAPPAGKDKSSLPVESQPAAVSESGNSVGFAAPAMSLAPKPEPRQQLPPPPSSVPSTEAPQPHLNPQPSSHLPTAPAAVFSHNVAHPNNTVPHFSAPAPRVSHRMQPPGPYYSLSEQQQQTQQQQQSVFVPFSTHQEAPKQTQNPTSQPASLPPQAQTQAQAQVPGSLQVSGNLGMMNGSQMQHVASAGKPQQMHPNLGHTGLFGFSSIFDNSSQVGNNPVWGACHLPARSPPEQSFSAQQAYMSMGQMENMMPPPPPDGSKAPGYRSTTQRMVNSPIALPNFATGISGSPVFLPGHTAGTPSFSRQHFSPHPWSASTSGESPVPPPSTVSSSALSTSAVASPPQPKPGSSSQQDRKVPPPIGTERLARIRQTGSVNPPLLTTSYTASVGQGGIWSFGVGSASEAMSGWSQPLMNSHMMHPQMHAEQSAFSQHQPMEQDDTGIANPANNYHQPQHLPNSYMDFPKGMPMSMYGGTMLPPHPTMAEGPGGPMYNGLHAGHAGDPAWSPIIKVVPNNADNSDPQQQVWTGTWAPHVGNVHLNHVN from the exons ATGCAGGATGCAGTAGCCGGGACGGCAATGCTGACGGACGGCTTCGAGGACGAGATTGACTCGGTGACTCCTCGCTCCCCAGTGGCAGGGATGGGGGTAGGAGCGACACCAGGAGGAGTCGGACTAGGGGGCATTGGGATTGGTGTAGGTGGAAAGAAAGTACGTTTGTACGGCGAGCCAGGCGGGCCTGCTGCCGAAAGACTGGATTTCAAACTAGCGGCCGCAGCCGTCCTCTCTTCGGGTCCAGGATCCGGCAGCGACGAAGACGAGGTTTCAGAG GTGGAGTCATTCATTCTGGACCAGGAGGACCTGGATAACCCCATTATGAAGACAGCGTCAGAGTTACTTTTGTCCAGCGCTACAGATGGAGTAGATTTGAGAACAGTTgatccagagacacaggccaGACTTGAAGCTTTACTGGAAGCTGCAG GCATCGGTAAACTGTCCACTGCCGATGGTAAAGCTTTTGCAGACCCCGAGGTGCTACGGCGACTGACGTCATCTGTGAGTTGTGCCCTGGACGAGGCCGCAGCCGCCCTCACCCGGATGAGAGCTGAAAACACACTCAATGCCGGCCAAGCAGACAA CCGTAGTTTAGCAGAGGCGTGTTCAGATGGGGATGTCAACGCCGTGCGCAAATTGCTGGATGAGGGCCGGAGCGTCAATGAGCACACGGAGGAAGGGGAGAGCTTGCTGTGTCTTGCCTGCTCGGCTGGCTACTATGAACTTGCACAG GTTTTGTTGGCTATGCATGCCAATGTGGAGGACAGGGGCATCAAGGGGGATATAACACCACTCATGGCTGCTGCCAGTGGAGGTTATGTGGACATTGTCAAACTACTACTTGTCCATGGGGCAGATGTCAATGCTCAGTCCTCTACTG GCAACACAGCTTTGACGTATGCATGTGCCGGTGGCTTCGTGGACGTGGTGAAGGTGCTGCTCAAAGAGGGTGCTAACATTGAGGACCACAACGAGAACGGACACACACCTCTCATGGAGGCGGCCAGTGCTGGCCACGTAGAAGTGGCCAGGGTACTATTGGAGTATGGCGCTGGCATCAACACACACTCCAATGAGTTCAAGGAGAGTGCTCTCACACTTGCGTGCTACAAAG GTCACTTGGATATGGTGCGTTTTCTCTTGGAGGCCGGAGCAGACCAGGAACACAAAACGGATGAGATGCACACGGCGCTGATGGAGGCCTGCATG GATGGCCATGTGGAGGTGGCACGGCTGCTGTTGGACAGCGGCGCGCAAGTCAACATGCCAGCTGATTCCTTTGAGTCGCCCCTTACCCTGGCAGCTTGTGGAGGACATGTGGAGCTGGCAGCCTTGCTTATAGAGAGAGGAGCCAACTTGGAGGAG GTTAATGATGAGGGCTACACTCCCCTGATGGAGGCAGCCAGAGAAGGCCATGAGGAGATGGTAGCACTGCTGCTGGCTCAAG GTGCTAACATCAATGCCCAGACAGAGGAGACCCAGGAGACAGCTTTGACCCTAGCATGTTGTGGAGGCTTTTTAGAAGTGGCTGACTTCCTCATTAAGGCAGGGGCAGACATTGAGCTGGGCTGCTCTACCCCGCTAATGGAAGCTGCACAAGAAGGCCATCTGGAATTGGTGAAATACCTACTGGCTGCAG GAGCAAACGTTCATGCCACGACGGCAACTGGCGATACAGCACTGACGTATGCGTGTGAGAATGGACACACTGATGTGGCAGACGTGCTACTGCAGGCTGGAGCCAATTTG GAGCATGAGTCTGAAGGGGGGCGGACGCCCTTAATGAAGGCAGCGAGGGCAGGGCATCTCTGTACAGTGCAGTTTCTTATCAGCAAAG GTGCTAATGTGAACAGAGCCACTGCCAATAATGATCACACGGTGGTTTCTCTGGCCTGTGCTGGAGGACATTTGGCTGtggtagagctgctgctggcGCATGGGGCGGATCCTACTCACAGACTCAAA gATGGCTCAACCATGTTGATAGAAGCTGCTAAGGGTGGCCACACCAATGTGGTTTCCTACCTGTTGGACTACCCCAACAACATCCtgtctgtcccagcccctgaCCTCTCCCAACTCACTCCCCCATCGCAAGATGCCTCTCAG GTTCCTCGTGTCCCATTCCAAGCTCTCGCCATGGTAGTGCCCCCTCAGGAGCCAGACAGAGCCCCATCAAACATCGCTACGCCCCCACCTGTCTCTAGTAAAG GCGTGTCCAAACAGAGACAAGCAGCCCTTCAGCCCGGTGTCCCCAGCTCTGTTGGCCGgggacctgaagcagagccTCTGCCACCCTTCCACTTGTGCCAGCCCCTAGAGTGCATTGTGGAGGAGACGGAGGGAAAGTTGAATGAACTGGGCCAGAGAATTAGCGCTATTGAGAAAGCCCAGCTACAGTCGCTAGAACTCATTCAGGGGGAGCCGCTCACCAAAGACAAGATtgaggagctgaagaagagccGAGAGGAGCAG gttcagaagaagaagaaaatcttgAAGGAGCTGCAGAAGGTGGAGCGTCAGCTGCAGctgaaaacacagcaacagtTCACCAAAGAGTACATGGAGGCAAAGGGCTTAGAGCAGCAGGAGGCTGGACAGAGCCAGGGTCCGGGCCCGGGGCCTGGATGTGCATCGTCTGTTCCAGTGCCTCTTCTCACCACACCGGGTGCACAAGTACACAGTGGCTCTGACAAGGACGAGGAGACAAGCAAAGATGGGGAACAGGAAGAGCCGGAGGATGACGTTGAAGAG gaagaggaagatgatgatgatgatgaagagggCTCAGAGGAAGAACCAGATGGAGAAGAGGATGATTACCCCAAGCTTCCTCAGGTGGACACAATCATGGGTCACAGGGATGGGTCGCAGTCACGACAGCAGCCGCCTCTTCCCCCTTCGCCACAGACCCAGCCCcagccgcctcctcctcctcttcaggcAGCCTTCGTTCCTATCCAACCTCTGCCAGACTACAACCCTGCAGACTACCCAGGAAGTACCAGTCCAGAGCTGCAGAGGGTACTAGTAGGGCAGCAGATGTtggggcagcagcagcagggtcaGCAGCTGGCTGGGTTAGGCCCAGGAATGATACCTCAACAGGCTCCAGATGGGCTCATGGTAGCTACACCTGCACAGacgctcacagacacactggACGACATCATGGCAG CTGTGAGCAGCCGTGTGCCCATGCTGAACACTACATCTTCACCCACACCCCTTTCCCAGCCGCCCACACAGACGCCCGCAAACATCGCCTCTCCCCCTTCAGTCCTACCCCTTTACCCCTCTGTTGACATAGACGCACAT ACGGAGAGTAATCATGATACGGCCCTGACGCTGGCATGTGCAGGAGGACACGAGGAGCTTGTGTCTGTCCTGATTTCACGGGGAGCCAACATTGAGCACCGGGATAAAAAAG GCTTTACGCCGCTGATCCTGGCTGCCACTGCTGGCCATGTAGGCGTGGTTGAGGTACTCCTGGACAAAGGGGGTGACATTGAGGCTCAATCAGAGAGAACCAAAGACACACCCCTCTCCCTGGCCTGCTCTGGGGGACGCCAGGAG GTTGTTgagttgctgctgctgcgggGAGCCAATAAGGAACACCGCAATGTCTCAGACTACACGCCTCTCAGCCTGGCTGCCTCTGGGGGTTATGTCAACATCATCAAAATACTCCTCAATGCTGGTGCCGAGATTAACTCCAG GACTGGCAGTAAGCTGGGAATCTCTCCTCTGATGCTGGCAGCTATGAACGGTCATGTGCCAGCAGTGAAGCTGTTGCTGGATATGGGTTCAGACATCAATGCCCAGATTGAGACCAACAGAAACACAGCTCTGACCCTAGCCTGCTTTCAGGGGCGGGCTGAGGTCGTCAGTCTGCTGCTAGATCGCAAGGCCAACGTAGAGCATCGTGCTAAG ACTGGTCTTACCCCGCTGATGGAGGCAGCATCAGGAGGTTATGCAGAGGTGGGCCGAGTGCTGCTGGACAAAGGCGCCGACGTCAACGCTCCCCCTGTTCCTTCATCCAGAGACACTGCTCTCACCATTGCTGCCGACAAGGGCCACTACAAGTTCTGTGAGCTGCTCATCAACAG AGGTGCGCATATTGACGTACGAAACAAGAAAGGGAACACTCCCCTCTGGCTGGCAGCGAACGGTGGTCATTTTGACGTGGTCCAGCTCCTGGTGCACGCCAGTGCTGATGTAGATGCAGCTGACAACCGAAAGATCACTCCGCTCATGGCTGCTTTTCGCAAG GGTCACGTGAAGGTGGTGCAGTATCTTGTGAAGGAGGTCAACCAGTTCCCGTCAGATATTGAGTGCATGAGATATATCGCCACCATTGCTGACAAG gagctgctgaaGAAGTGTCACCAGTGCATGGAGACCATTGTCAAAGCTAAAGACCAACAGGCTGCCGAGGCCAACAAGAACGCTACGATTCTCCTCAAGGAGTTAGACTTGGAGAAG TCTCGAGAGGAGAGCAAGAAGCAGGCTCTGGCTGCCAAGCGTGAGAAGAGGAAGGAGAAacgcaagaagaagaaggaggagcagaagaggaaacaggaggaagaggaggggcaGAAAACCAAGGAGGAGACATCTGAGAtgcaggagcagaaggaggattCAGCTGAAG AAGCAGAGGTTCCAATTGAACCTCCGAGTGcaactaccaccaccaccattggTATATCTGCCACCTCCACCACTTTCACTACAGCTTTTAGTAAGAAGCGAGCGAGTGTGGCCACTACCCCAAGTACCAATCGgaagaacaaaaagaacaaGACAAAGGATTCGGTGCCCAATGAACCCATCATATTGCAAGATCCGCAG GTTGCACTAGCGCAGCACAAAGCTGACAAGAACAAGATCCACGGCGAGCCacggggtgggggtgggggagtGACAGGCGGCAACAGTGATTCTGACCCCTTGGATAGCACCGACTGTGCCagtgagagcagcagcagtgggAGCAAGAGTCAGGAGCTCAACTACCTCCCTGACCTCACCTCCTCcggcacctcctcctcctcttcctcgtcgTCCTCTTCTTCCTCGGTCCCCTCCTCAGGAGCAGTCCAGGCCCTCCTGTCCGGCCCAGAGAAGAGACACAGTTCCCAGCCGCAGAGTGACGGCAAAGTGGAAAACAAAGTCACAGTCTCCATCTCAAAACCAACGCAAAA AGCTGCAGATGCAAGCGACTCCACCACCAACTCCCTGCCCTCCCCGTTCAAGACCATGGCTCTTCCTGTCACCTCACCCAACAGTAAGCTCAGCCTCACGAGTCCAAAGAGAGGCCAGAAAAGAGAAGAAGGTTGGAAGGAGGTCGTCAGAAG ATCAAAGAAGCTTTCTGTACCAGCGTCCGTTGTGTCTCGGATCATGGGTCGAGGAGGCTGCAACATAACAGCCATCCAGGATGTGACAGGAGCTCACATTGACGTGGACAAGCAGAAGGACAAGAATGGAGAGAGGATGATCACTATAAG AGGAGGCACGGAGTCTACAAGGCATGCAGTCCAGCTGATCAATGCTCTGATCCAGGACCCAGCCAAAGAGCTTGAGGATCTGATTCCCCGGATTCACATCAGAGCACCGGGCTCGAAAACGACCTCAGCTTCCTTCCCCAGTACCACGGGGGCCACCAGTGGTTCAACCACTGGGCCAAAGGCTCTAAGCTCATTGCCCACTTCAACAGGCGTCTCGTTCCAGCCTCCCTCATCCTCGTCTTCATCCTCTTCTCAGGCTGGGGGAAAGATCGGGAAAGGGCTGTCGCCAAACGTCAGGCAGCCTTTCCCAGTGTCCCTGTCCCTGGCATACACCCACCCTCAGCTGGCGCTCCTGGCTGCTCAGACCATGCACCAGATCAGGCACCCTCGTCTACCCATGGCGCAGTTTGGTGGCAccttctctcctgctgctaGCACCTGGGGACCCTTCCCCGTGCGTCCTGTGAGTCCCGGCAGCGCTAACAGCTCCCCCAAACACAGCGGAGGATCCAGTAACACGGGACCACAGGCAAGACCCAACTCGACTCACAGTGAACACAGCAGCACCGCAAGCTCAGGAGCCCCAGTCACGACCACCAATACAGCCACAACCAGTGCTCCCAACACATCCGCTGCTACAGCTACACCTCATACGCCTAACCCTACTCCATATAATCCCCAACCGAGTGTCGCTACACCTTCCTCTGTCAGAAAACAGCTCTTTGCCACAGACCCCAAGCCTGCCGGTGTCACACCTGTTTCTGTTTCGGCGCCTTCCAGTGGCAGTAGTACAGTACGAGGCACCGGCTCTCCCGCACATCACAGTTCCACTACAACTACGGCAAATGCTCCTCAGCAGCCAGTGGGACCCATTTCACAGCCCCTCATCCAGCCAGTTAAAACAGAGCCCAGTGCTGCTCCCCCTGCTGGAAAAGACAAGTCGTCTCTGCCCGTAGAGAGCCAGCCCGCTGCTGTCAGCGAGAGCGGCAACTCTGTGGGTTTCGCGGCCCCTGCCATGTCTTTAGCTCCAAAGCCAGAACCCCGCCAGCAGTTacctccccctccctcctctgtaCCATCCACAGAGGCTCCACAGCCCCACCTCAACCCACAGCCCAGCTCTCACCTACCCACAGcgcctgctgctgttttctcGCACAACGTCGCACACCCCAACAACACCGTACCCCACTTCTCAGCACCTGCGCCCAGAGTCTCCCATCGTATGCAGCCACCAGGGCCTTATTATTCCCTttctgagcagcagcagcaaacacagcagcaacaacagtcTGTGTTTGTACCCTTCAGCACTCACCAAGAAGccccaaaacaaacccaaaacccGACTTCCCAGCCAGCAAGTTTGCCTCCACAAGCCCAGACCCAAGCTCAAGCCCAGGTCCCAGGCTCCCTTCAGGTCTCTGGTAATCTTGGAATGATGAACGGTTCTCAAATGCAGCATGTCGCCAGTGCAGGCAAGCCTCAGCAGATGCACCCCAACCTCGGTCATACAGGTCTTTTCGGTTTCAGCAGCATCTTTGATAACAGCAGCCAG GTGGGAAACAATCCAGTATGGGGTGCATGCCATTTGCCTGCTCGATCACCCCCAGAGCAGTCTTTCTCGGCTCAACAAGCGTACATGAGCATGGGCCAGATGGAGAATATGATGCCCCCACCACCTCCAGACGGCTCAAAAGCCCCTGGCTACCGTTCCACCACCCAGAGGATGGTCAACAGCCCCATCG CGTTGCCTAACTTTGCCACCGGGATCTCTGGCAGTCCTGTTTTTCTACCTGGTCATACAGCTGGCACACCCTCATTCAGCAGACAGCACTTTTCCCCCCACCCATGGAGTGCATCCACATCAG GTGAATCTCCTGTCCCACCTCCCTCCACGGTATCCTCCTCTGCCCTTTCCACCTCAGCGGTTGCTTCTCCTCCTCAGCCTAAGCCAGGCAGCTCCTCGCAACAGGACCGGAAGGTTCCCCCACCCATC